Genomic window (Microcaecilia unicolor chromosome 8, aMicUni1.1, whole genome shotgun sequence):
CGCTCTCACGGCAAGGCATGTGAAGTAGGGGTCTCCCTACATAGACTCTTGGATCTTAGACCATTTTCTCTCTTGATTCTTCCGAATGCAATTTTAATTTCTAGTTCCTAAGAATGGATCTCCCTTCCTCCTATTTGGAATCTCACTGCCGTCATGCGCACTCTCAATGTCTCAAATCTTTATCACAAGAACCTAGTTcctaagaaggaattttccttcctcCTATTTCAATTCTAAATGCTGTCAAGAGCGCTCTCAAAGTCTCAAGTCTTTTTCATGAAAGCCTTCGATCCATAGTGAAGCTTCGTGCAGCACATTTTTTGATACAAActtttctgcatatttctcttaggagagtttctgagaaggatagagcccggtgtgaaggaagctaagcagggtccgcCCAGGCTGGGTCCTGGAAGTGTGACCAGCTCACAATGCGCAATAATGTCCCTTCACGACACTGTTTTCCAGTCTCTAAAAGTTCATCATAGTTATGCTACCCCTCAGAAAAGGGGAGATTCTTCTTCACTCATGGCGAGTCAGctagctattaaaaaaaacaaacaaaaaaaaaaaaaacctcttgtcgACAAGTCAGCAAGTCGCAGACCGAGAAGTGCAATTTTTATGGTTCTCAGGATGCCTAGTACTGGTGGTCAAGAGTCATCTAAATATTTCGCAGTCTCCACAATATTTTGGGGTTACATGCGACATAGTTGCAAGGTTTTTTTCCCCTGGGCAATTGCCTTTTGCAGTCTCATGAGCTGCACTCCCGTGCTCTTTATCTTTttgagtgttctgaagcatttgcagcttcccttttgtttttttccccgagACTGCTGCTCTTTTCAGCATTAGTTGAGTAGGACATTCCTCCTGGCATTTGGTTTTACTTCCAGGACTACCATGTGGTCTCTTTACTTTGCAACTTAATTTTTTTCCTTCTGGCTCTTGGCATTCGGTTTGCTTTCAGGATTACCATGTGGTCTCTTTACATTGCAACTAGGGGACTGTCAGTCGCTCTCGGAGCAAGGAGGTATCCCTGAGGGCTAGCGTTTTATTCTGAGCACTCTGTCTTTGGTCAGCATTGTTGCCATGTTATGTTAGTCCGGAATGCTCTTTCTGTACTCTCATAGGACTGTTATCATCTTAGGTTTCTTCAAAGACTCAATCCTGCTCTCTGGCAGGACTGTTTCTAGCTTATGTTCTTTCAGAATGGTCTTCGGTCTCCTGGTAGGTCTGTTGCCTTCTTAGGCTACATATTGAGGCCCCTGGTAGGTCTCTGGTCTTCTTGTGTATTGAAGGTACATCCTTTCCTCGGACAGTTCTACTATCTGGTCATTCTGTTTCTTTACAGGGCTTGCATGTGCCCCCCTTTACACGATTGACAtgtatgtcattttatttttgcatgttttcacttttctctgtaaGCTGCCTAAGGGGTAATCTAGCGAACAGTGCAGTGAGATGTCATCGGGGAGGCCCAGCTTTGGTTCTCACTCTGACTCTAATCGTCCTGCCTCCTAGGTGGGTTCACATCCGCACTGACGTTTGGTTTATTTCATGGCTGATGTCTGTTTTATTCAAGGGGAGTCATTTGTATGGATCTACCATCTGACCAGCCCTGTAGCATGCCATCCCCTTCTGGCATGGTGGCCTTCTCTTCAGGTCGGGCATTTCGCTTAGATATTTGGATCTCAGGGGCGTAACcctatgttttttgtttgtttgttttttttttttccttgcagatATACCAGGCTGCCTTTTAGGTTGTCATCTTGACTTTTTATGGAGCCGAGGGGGTTTTCTGTTTTCTCTAGAGgaccttctctcttccccagtcCGGCCTCTTTGTTTCTCTCTTGCTCAGGCTGGTGCATGCTCTCAGTCTGGGACAGGCATTCAGCCTTGCTAAGCAGGATGGCATCTTTTGTAGTTGCAGTATTCTCTTCTCAGCTTTTAGCCTCTGTGCCTTAGTGACATTGTCAGAGGGACAGGGTGTTATTCTTCTTCGCACGATAATTCAAAATCATCTTGTTTCCTTTAaggtttttttctcctttcagACACTGTTGTTAGTAGGCAtggcttcagctagcagggtcAGGACTGCAAGTTTCTCTCatacaggttttctttttttccaatcaGCTAGTACGTCTAGGTAAGAGGTACTTCTTCACCTGggtatttctttttcactctacctTAGTTTTCCATTTTTCATCTTTTCCAATCACTTTTTTCTTACTGGTCTGGACTCTTCTACTGGCGTTCAAGATCACAGGAAATTATATGCTTTATATATGCTTTACATATTAAAACAGATCTTATATATTTAGAGAGCTGTTACAAGCTATTTGGTCCTTCCTTTTGGTACTTCTAGTCAAGGTAAGGTTGCCGTTGTTTCGGCCTCACTATATCTCGACGTATTAAGGAATTCATACCTTCTATTTGTCTACTCACTGGGGGACCATTTCCTGAGAGTGTTATAACATATGCTCCATCTTGAGAAGCGGGGTTCTTTCCTTCGCACAGCGAGTTTTGGTGCACTAGGTGCACATTTTGTACGGTGCCATTTTGAGCTTATCTTCATTCTCTTTTGATTGATATACACTCTACATGTTCATTGTCGCCAGGAGGTGATCTATGCAACTCGGAGATGCTTAGGGGTTTGAAAGGGTCCCTCCCTTAaggttactgctttggtacttcccatcagtccaatcctggtccggtccggagggacgctaaggaaggagaaattagatcttacctgctaatttgctttcctttagtccctccggaccggaccaggcccctcccatattttgtcactttttcaagggggtattaaaaaaaaaaaaaaaagacgcttgTACATATAGGACTTTAAGTGGACCATGCCACGTCTCTGGTCGGAGTTGCTGGtgggttcagttgctggaatatatgtgtatgtatgtatttatatatctatctatatatgtatgtatatatctatatatgtatagaACTTTGAGGTCCTTAGCACTTCTGtgctgagagttgctggtgagttctaattcaagtgagccataccacttctctggtaggagttgctggtgagctttcCTACAAAAGggacataccacttctctggtgagagttgctggggtACCCAATTgctggtatatatatatgtgaaccTTTAAATAAGCCATGCtagtatatatatgtgaaactttaagtaagccataccacttctctggtgagagttgctggtgagctataagacaagtgagccttaccacttctctggtgagagttgctggtgagctataagacaagtgagccataccacttctctggtgagagttgctggtgagctataatacaagggagccataccacttctctggtgagagttgctggtgagctgtagtacaaatcgggccataccacttctctggtaagagttgttggtgagctctgatacttggcattgccgagtgctttgtggctgctaggattccatacggcacagatggtctttctttctttctttcctgctttgttattcaaatactgaggctaaggtcacatggccagggctcctattggctctctagagtcagagtttttctcagtctccacctgctggtaggcgagcacaacccatcagtccaatcctggtccggtccggagggactaaaggaaagcaaattagcaggtaagatctaatttctcctttgttcAAAGCATTAATGCAGGTCTAAGTGTGTAAAGTTTCCTTTTACGTGGATTTGCTTTGTGCCTTGCTAGTGTTTTTGCACTAACTAGCAGCTGATGTAAAATTGCTTCTGTTTTCAGAGAAGATATGTACTCTCAGGATTCTATAGACCTCCTAGCAAACTCAGGGTTGCAGTTCCAGAAGCATGAAGAAGAGGGTATAGACACCTTACACTTTGCAGAACTGCTCATGACTTCAGGGGTGGTTCTCTGTGACAATGTGAAGTGGCTTTCTTTCCACAGGTTGGTTTGCCTTGACTTTTCTTAGTCAGTTGTATAATTCTAAAGAGCTATGTCTTACAGGAGAATTAAAGCAGACCAGAACACAGTTTTTCTGGCCtcccttgttttttttaaatatggggtGGTGGTGAGCTCTGTATTTATAGCTGATATACCCATTATTTATGGAAAGTCCTTTTCATTAAAACAGAAATAGGCTCATGTAGTTACAGTTTTGGACTGTGCTGTTACATACAAAGGAAAGAACCTTTAATTCAACTTGTtatatagtctttttttttttaatatataaacatGTGCTTTAATTAGTAATATGTTGGACTCAAAGGTTACAAACCCTGGAAGTAACAGGATAAAGCTATAGACGCTGAGAGTGTTTTGCCTTAAGTTCCACTCCTCTCTCCATCAAGACCTCACAATGATGGTGAATTGGGGAATTGCTCCGAGTTCTCTTGTTTATGTAGCTTTGTGCCAGTCTTGCATTATTTGAAACAGATATATTTTAGCTCTTCATTGGAATACAGTTTCTTCCCATTATGAATGACAGTCTCAGATGGTTATTCAGTTCTTTTtaatgtgtttcttttttttgcttttcagtgGATATGACTTTGGTTACATGGTGAAGCTACTGACAGACTCCCGGCTGCCAGAGGAGGAACATGAGTTCTTTCATATCTTGAACCTTTTCTTCCCATCCATCTATGACGTCAAATACCTAATGAAGAGCTGCAAAAACCTTAAAGTATGTGGTtgataggggtttttttttttaaacctccatTTTCAGGTGCTCACCCTGAGGTTTCCATTTAAGGTGAAGAGTGAACTATATAGTAGTCTCCTTTGTTTGTTCTTCACTCACTCATTTTTACATGTAAAACTGCATTTATTTTAGTTCACTTTTTATGAAGTGTAGTACTGAAATAGCATTTAAACTGCTTTTTCTGATCATAATTCTAAGAGATTAGAAATTTTAACAGTAGTAGTCACTGATGAAAGGAAACTAAAATGTTTAAATCTGGTAATGGAGGTTTCTAGAGTTTGTCATCTTTCAGTGTGTAGGTGGTTAAAGAAAAGATTCAAAAGCAAATGGAAGAATCAAAGTTTTGAATGGATTAACTAAAGATGCTGAACGACTGTCATTGTTAAATCGTTATTGTACTGGATTATTGTGGAATCTGTCTTATGTAGCAGATACAGTGCCTTTTCTAAACCAGAGTCTGATCTTGTGACTGCAGTCCATTTAGTAAAGAATTTGTTTAAAAGGGAAGTAGTgtagtagctgtgttagtccacttttaaaggtaataaatagaatcaaaacacagaaaagaaaataagatacctttttttattggagtaGCTTAAtatatcttttgattagctttgaaagctaatcaaatgatgtattaagttagtctaataaaaaaaaaaaaggtatcctcttattttcttttctgtgttttgatttatttctatttattacctttataaGGGAAGAAATGGCCACTTTTTGAGGAAAGCTTTTGTCAAATTAACCAGATCAGTTTTGTTATTTTAGGAAGCATTTTACTACTTGACATATAATCAGTATAGTTAATTTGCATATTGAAAGGTATTCTATATAATGCTACACCAGGGCCTGCTTTACATCATAGGGTAGATAGAGAATTAAAGAAGTTCTGGAGGAAGACTTGAATGTATGTTTTCCAGGTTCCAGAGGGAGCTGTAGCTTCTGTCCCTTGGCTGTGATGACTGGGCTAGATGGGTGGGAAGAGGGAATCATGAACAGTTATAATGTTGTCGTTGCTTTTGTAGGAGCTCATTCTGAATTAGCTGAAGTCTGGGAGCAGTggggaagttttcaaataaaatgTTGCAAAAATGCTGAACAGCAGTAATTTTGCTGCAGATTGTTAGAAGGTTTAATACTTCACATGTTATGCATAATCAGTTTTTGGCATATCATAACAGCAATGTTTGTCTTTGATACAGACTAGAAGGGACAGCAGAGTTGATATGTGTGCTGCAGAAGGATGTAGGGCACCATAGGCAAAGAGGGAAATGGTAACATGTTCAAAATGGATAAATGTATATAGGCCATGCACTAGAAAATTAGGTGTTAAAATCAATGAAGGGGATGAAGTATTTCCCACATATAAAGCATATTGACGTGAGAAATTGGCCTTATAAAATTGTATGGGTACATATGCATATAGAAGTACAGGTGCTGACGAGTGAAGTTGGATATGTGCAACTCGCAGCTCTGCTCCCTCATAAAAAGTGTGCATCCACACAAATTGTTGTCCTGCTTCAGAGCCGATATAACTTTGTGCATGTTTGCACTACTGGACATTATTCTGGgagccattttataaaggcacatctGTGCATACATTGCTTGAATAAACTAGGCCTATTTTTCCAAAACTTTTctataggcatcctgttataaaattacccataaCTGGTTAACGTTAAATTCTCTATTTAGTTAACTAATATTATGGAATACTTAATATTAAAAAGTTAATGTCGCCTTAAGTTAATTTTTGTTTGTGCTTGTTGCACTGCAGTTTCCTCCTTTTCCTGTTTGCTCTCAGCATATCTGGAACCAGCCTTTATTGGCCTTTGTTCACAGCTTTCCATCGGTGTTTCCCTTTCTCCCACTCCAGCCATTGCAATCACATGACAAGACCAAGAGAGACAGATTGTAGTTCCTTCTGTAACCCAGTGTACATGCACCCTTAAGTCTGTCTCGTTGGTATCATTGAGTCTAACTATATCCCAGTGCTGCTATTTGGTCCTGAGCCAGCCCTAACCTACCTTAATTTTGAGCCTCTCAGACTTTATTAAAGTGGGAGTGTTTAAGCTCACTGTGAAGATGGGCTCTATTATGCAGAGTGTGTTATTGAATATGTTGGTAACAgaccatttctactactactactacttatcaactACTTTAGTAAACATTCTTTTAAGTAATAAAGTTAGATGAGTTCTAGAGGTTTGCAATATTTATAAAGGATTCATGGTTTTGAAAGCTCATGTGTCATCTTTAGGTAACTTGTGTTTTAATAAAATGACATCATATCTACAAAGAATCCAGCTTCAGCACTAACATAACTACAAAGGCTCTACACTATGTCATTAGTATCATCTTGCCACATTTCTGTGTAATTTATCTATGGTGAAATAATGGTGGGAGGGGTCAAATGTGGAGGCTGCATTAACAGGCACTTGACTTGGTAGTGACTGCTAACTTTCTGTGTGCATATGGTAACAAATGTTTTGCCATCTTGCTTAAATAATGGTCATTGAACTCAGCAGAATAATTTCAGGTCTATAAGTGATGCACAGAACCAGTCTCTTATGCTTTCCAGGGAGGCCTTCAGGAAGTTGCCGATCAGCTGGATTTGCAACGAATTGGCCGACAGCATCAGGCAGGATCAGATTCTTTGCTCACAGGCATGGCATTCTTCAGGATGAAAGAGGTGCGCACTTAAAAACACATAGATGCAATGGGAAACCCATTCAGCATAAATTACTTACCAAtataacatcatttttttttctagtacTTGATATTTTCTGACACTTGTACGTGGTCCATTTTGAAAATAACATTGTCCTCCACAGCTGGTGCTGACTTGTGTGCTTGTAGTGATGAGGTCTGTTAAATGTCAGATGTTTAGTCAATTTAGATATCTGGCTGTTCAACCCTGGCTGTATGTGACAGTACTTTGCATATTCTGTTTGTTAATTCTGGTTTTgtggttttggttttttgtttttgcatttggTTGTATGACTTCCATTACTAGTTTTTCAGCTTATGCATACAAAAAGTTTGTTACATTAAACCAATGTTTTGTTTGGGGCCTAAAACAATTCATGTTCAAGCAGAATACTATATGCTAATATCTTGTGTTACTTATAGATCTCCACAACAGCTCTCTCCACTGTTCGAGGCAGGAGTTTAATTGTGCTCacttgttgcaaaataactctcctctcatgtgtctgggcaaaaaactctttatttgggagtcaatccccttcttatatactctatgaatattcatggatattacatgtattatcattactattggttacattttgcttacacaaccatgatcatgcattgcttacaagaacaactctacatgaacagctcgtgaacctgctcaggaatgtacaaacatcacctgctattctgctactttctcaggaaagaacaaaaacatcacatgctagattctcaggaatatacaaaacatcatctgctgcctgtatccaaatacattctatctacatctccaccttttttttttttttttttttttttttttttaatgaaatctccgtggtgtgccagctggagatggaggtggagatgtttgtaatagcttataaacatattgagcagagtgacgtgttggagcgaatggacgaggaaaacataaagaaaaaaggttaggaatgcattgtatacaacagcaaaaaatagtgaaaacaaaaataccaatgactaaatactggataatagggcggagccaggtccaagggatccattgccacaattgatcccatacatcagagagtaggttattatgaatagtaatatgagtagttaaattccgtaggaaagctaattgtttgtcaatggcctttgaattgtcagataaattaaaacagcacatgttctgaaactcttcgcaaccatgatggttaagtaataaaagataatcaatggctgctcgattttgtaaaactccatgacgtaattgctgttgctcagcattaagtaaactaatagcagtggaggttgcattgattgatttaattgcccaacaggctaattcacgaatattttttgcatttgccgctgccaatgcagggacacctattaatgaaaatgcaagtgccagatattcagtttgactcagaaatttaacattatcattgcaattggcagcaagggtcatacgcttggatcgcatatgtgaggagttagaaaataaaatatgtttactgggaagtaccatagtgagtcgacttagacagcatgtagtaccatcagatatattagctggaatataattaaaggtatacattccacatgaccaaaaccagccagggggtaaatgagtaaatttataaatatatgaaacattttcgtaggagctacaatttaacaaagttggtccaaaattaacacaatttgatcgggtacaattaaccatacgagcacatgtcatattgatactagctatttgattggttctcacatgcattgccaaagtaggcggcaacagggtttgtgttccccaattatggtattcataagaagcatttcgataggatgaattaacaggaagctgtgaataaaaccaagtatcattttgcatatctttaggatcatgacatactggaatcaggcaagttgccaaaacttctccaactgccttttgatgagaaagacagaaatcagtttggttcagtgaaattgcaaacgcttcccaaatattttttgtgggaagtaattgtgactgtccacaaggtatgtacaaacaacaacacagtagaagcaatgtaatggaattagcattaagcgctgcaataatagccactacgaagttatcatcagtcttttcaatatgagctttttctaaagtctctgtagcttgttgactcaaggctttaatttgtccccaagtaacaggagcattaggttgacgagtcactgaccgtttgcgtgtttgcatctgcggtccttgaagggtgagtgtgaaattgggaattgggttgtgaagaccttgatgccacgacatgaggtttcacccactttgctggaatccacaccgggccagaatctgtttgaacagcagcgtaaccacgaccccaggtaaggagaggcacaggggaactccactgatcagaaggtagttgtcggtatatgaccaaaggacgagataaaggtggggcaggagtacgaaaatgttgttcaaatctggaagaaaaagtttttgtagcaggattattgatgagattgagatgattcagtgtgtaaaggatttgtgctaagcattcatcaatgcttactctatgacggagaataccgtctttttttgtagtcagattacttaaagcagttttcagtgtgcgattagcacgttcaacaatagcttgaccagtggagttataggggataccaaaaaggtgctcaatatgccagagggtcaggaactcctgtaaggaggtggaagtataagcaggggcattgtctgtcttgagagttttaggaacacccatgaccgcaaaagcttggagaagatgagagcggacatgagatgtagtttcccctttttgtgcagtgacccacaaaaatccagaatgagtatcaacaaccacatgaagcttagaccattgaccaaaagggggaaagtgagtaacgtccatttgccagaggctattaacttccagaccacgaggattaactccaggaaaaaaggtagtaggagctgaaaaggaacattgtggacaatttttgataatagctctagcttcttctaaagaaatttgaaactggcgagctaggctaggtgcattttgatgatgaagttcatgactgcagtgtgctgtggagaaaaaatgaagatggcgatccgctcgagcattcccttcagacagaccaccaggaaaaggttgatgactgcggatatgacctataaagagagaagaaaggcgattctccaagtaaccttggagggttaacagtaaagcataaaaagaggcatccattttgaatgataactgtcgggcatgcgacggacaagattagcacaatattgactgtcaacaataagattcagtggttgatctgaaaataaagaaagagccaggatgatggcagcaagctctgaacgttgagcagaggtttgtggagaggtaaatttgacgtgccatttgttcagattgtaccaagtaaccaccccacgagtgggactaccatctgtaaagacggtgagagcagtagggagtggacgtaaagaaatgggatcatgaagagtgattggcaaaatggatgtgccctgtatgcgagggtctttaggatagtggcaatctataataccaacataagtggctaaaataaattgcaagtcgtcggagaactgaatcattttttcccactgccacaaagaatgaggaatgatgagtttaagaatgtcgaaaccagtcatgaatgttgctcgctctcgagctttagtaatcagcaaggctagttgctggggccattgtgtaatagtagaatggagagtattctgtaaatagacccattctatcaatttcggaggagttgtatcttgatataagacaccaaacggttgtcggtgggtggggtctttgagaacgcaaaaacaaaaaagggcaaatgcatctcgtctatctgtccattttgtttgtaagatttgatccaattgtgacagaattgtttgttgcgatgcagtgagtgtaattaattcagcaggtgttttatgaccttttaatgcgagaaacaggggttgtaaaaattctgtaggaagtttcaagtagggacgtaaccaattgagatttcctaaaatctcttgtaattgatgtaatgtcgtgggagactgtaaattgagatgaggagcgacaggttgggctgcagctttagtcatacggaaacctagatatacatagggttccttttcttgaaccttctctgaggcaattgttaatcctgaggaggccaagatagaaattaaagtagatttccaagaagggggaagagttatccctgcaattagtatatcatccatataatgatataccaaaagttgagggaaataggcacgaaatggttgcaaggcttgatgaacatagtattgacaaatagtgggtgaatttaacattccctggggcaaaactttccaacaatacctagtagtagggtgtgcattattgtaaacaggtacagtaaaagcaaagtatttataatctttttcctggagaggaattgaaaaaaaacaatccttcagatctataatagctaattgataatcataaggaatcaaattaggatttggaataccacattgtaacgggcccattggttctaaaatcgcattaatagctcgtaggtcatgtaaaaatctccattttccggattttttcttgatcacaaataccggagtattatatggagaattggtaggctcaatgtgatttaattgtaattgttcttccaccaattgatgtaaaatcaacagtttttctctggtaatcggccactgctctacccaaacaggtttgtcagttttccattccaaaggaagagaaaaagacatatttatgaactgttaatcaggtaggatcaatgatgcatctaattgttccaaaaggtcacgaccccataaattaaagggtacttgtaaaatacagggcttaatatgtcctagaaccttggtatcgttaggatatgtaatagataaccattgagaactttgggaggctgactgagttccccctattcctgtcacatgtgaagtatcttcaatgggccattccacaggccattgtttataagctatgacagaaacatccgccccggtatctaatataccaacaaagggcttttgttgcaataaaaattgagcagtgggtcgtgcattagaaaccggttttaaaactgcacttacctgtcgcgtagatccaaagccccctgtacgagagacagtagaaggaataggtgctgtaaaatatggtaaaataattaattgtgcccacgagtccccgggagaaattgttaaaggtgatgaggaccatacttgaattttaacaatgcctgtgtaatcagcatcaataactccagggataacatgaatacctgccttcgatgcagaggagcgaggtaatactaaacctacagtagccgctggaatgggtcctttaaaggtagtattatataccaaaacttcatgaggtaagatggcagttttacattccgctgcaataaggtcaattcctgcactaccttgtgtagcagtagtactatgagcaaaagacccttgcactccctttggaccgaggttaggagttaacccggagcaaagttttttgggggtggcggtgtggaattaattggattagagcgacattgattggcccaatgatatcctttttgacatcgaggacattttcgagaaggtcgagaaggtccttttgcaaagttggcaccccctcctggggctctacactgagctcgaaaatgtcctggtttcttacaattaaaacacgtcccctgtggcttattacctttttgtatagctcctgctaacaaattcatagaataaccatgagtccccacatctgcacatgcgctcaataaatctgctaaagtaattcctgggcgatgagctacagtctgcaatgcctttttgcaatctgaatttgcattttcttgggctaatttaatcaataactctgtttgcgcatcaagattatcaatttgcctagttacagcttcctgcaatcgattaacaaattgaaggtaagattcggttgcaccctgtttaattgatgcaaaagattttgttggtttattcccttctggtgt
Coding sequences:
- the CNOT8 gene encoding CCR4-NOT transcription complex subunit 8 isoform X2, with translation MNEKGEYPPGTNTWQFNFKFNLTEDMYSQDSIDLLANSGLQFQKHEEEGIDTLHFAELLMTSGVVLCDNVKWLSFHSGYDFGYMVKLLTDSRLPEEEHEFFHILNLFFPSIYDVKYLMKSCKNLKGGLQEVADQLDLQRIGRQHQAGSDSLLTGMAFFRMKELFFEDHIDDAKYCGRLYGLGTGVAPKSSEEAEEKMSILSLINNGQQ